The window CAGGGCAGCCGTGGGCAGTGCGCGCATTCGTGCCCAACAGCCTCGATCGCGCCGCTATCGAGAACAATACCGCCGCACCCGTCTGCCCTCGCGTGCACGCTCGCCACAGCCGCTGGATGACAGTGCGCGAGTGGCGCGAAATGGGCGTGCAGCCGCGCGCGCCGATCGATGATGACGTCATGGCTTCGCTGTTCGAACCGGACGGTCCGGCAGAGCCCGGCTACCTCTTAACTCAGAATTATAGGGTTATCCTCGAATATAACTGCTCGAACTATTACGCGATGAGCGTGGGGTTGCTTGCAGATGAGATTAGCCGATGACCGCCGTTTACCTCTCCTTTTCAGGGGAATAGCGACTTCTGCCCTGGCGGCAGGGCTTGCCGCCTGCGTGTCCGGGACCGCCGGATCGGTCAATTCGGTAAGCAGCGCTCAACTGCCGGTGAGCCAGCAAAACGGACCGTCTGCGGATTATCCGATCACGGTGGGCGAGCCCTATGTGGTCAACGGGACGGAATATGTCCCGCTCGACACGATGAACTATGATCACGTCGGCTATCTGACTGTCGATCAGGGCGCGCGCGGTATTACCGGGACGCACCATACGCTGCCTTTGCCAAGCTATGTTGAAGTGACGTCGCTGGAAACCGGCCGGACGATCCTTGTGCGTCTCGAACGGCGCGGACCGATGGACTCGAACAATCTGCTTGGTCTTTCTCCGGCTGCACTGGAACAGCTAGGCGCTGGATCACAAACGCCGGTTCGTGTTCGCCGCGTCAATCCGCCAGAGGCAGAACGCTTCGCCTTGCGTTCGGGCGAGGCTGCTCCCGAGCGCATGGATACACCCGCATCGCTTCTGACTGTTCTGCAGCGCCGCCTTCCTGAATCAGGTGCGGCATCCCTACGTCCCGACGCACGGGCAGCTTCGCCCGCTGCACAAGTTCCGGCACCCGTCGTTGCAAGCAATGACCAAGAACTGCCGGCAGTCGCATCAGCGACTTCGCTTCCACCTATCGGCGCAGCGCCCCATGCGGACGAAGGAGCAGGTAGCGGTGAATTTGCAGCCGCCTTCGAAAATGACGACGCGAACGCATCGGAAGCAGCACCGGCACCTGGGCACGTTGAGCAGGCCGCCGAAGGGCGCTTCGTGGTGCAAGCCGCAGCATTCTCGACGAGGGACCGCGCCGATCGCGTTGCCAATACACTCGGCGGAATGGTGACGCAAGCGGGCCGCTTCTGGCGCGTCCGCACCGGGCCTTTCGCGACCCGTGGAGAAGCCGAGGCTTCGCTCGCCAATGTGCGGCGCGCGGGCTATAGCGATGCACGAATCCTGACCAGCGGCTAGGCAAAGGTGCCAATCGCCGCACGGAGTGGCAGATTGGACCTGAAGCGATTTTCGGCAATGGCAATTATGCTGGGCGCATGCGTGCTGCCCGCAACACCTGCCATGCCTGCCCCGGCACCGGTACCCGAAGAAATACCGGTTGGAGTCCTCGTCGATCTGTCAACAGGGCAAACCCTGTTTGCACGCGAGGCGGATCGTCGCTTTGTCCCCGCTTCCGTCACCAAGGTGATGACGGCTTACACCGCTTTCAAACTGATCGAGGAAGGCGAGCTGCGGCTCGATATGCCCTATCTGTATCCCGCTTCGCTGGAAGAGGAGTGGTATGCCGAAGGCTCCAACATGTTCCTGCGCGCCGGTGAGCGGCCTACGATCGCGCAGCTCTTGCTCGGCATCACCACAGTTTCCGGGAATGATGCGAGCGTTGCTCTGGCAACTGCCGCTACCGGGTCGCTCGATAGCTGGATCGCGCTGATGAATGCCAATGCCGAGGCACTTGGCATGCGCAATACGCATTTCGGCTCGGCCAACGGTTTTCCGGACGGCGGAGAAACCTACACCACCGCCAACGATCTCGCGCTGCTCGGCGCGGCGATCACGCGCGAGTATCCCGGCCTTTACCGTCGCTTCTTCGGCCATCGCGGCCTGCGCTGGCGGGATATTGCTCAGTCCAATCACGATCCTGTCACAGGCCGCGTGGATGGCG is drawn from Aurantiacibacter sp. MUD61 and contains these coding sequences:
- a CDS encoding SPOR domain-containing protein; the encoded protein is MSGTAGSVNSVSSAQLPVSQQNGPSADYPITVGEPYVVNGTEYVPLDTMNYDHVGYLTVDQGARGITGTHHTLPLPSYVEVTSLETGRTILVRLERRGPMDSNNLLGLSPAALEQLGAGSQTPVRVRRVNPPEAERFALRSGEAAPERMDTPASLLTVLQRRLPESGAASLRPDARAASPAAQVPAPVVASNDQELPAVASATSLPPIGAAPHADEGAGSGEFAAAFENDDANASEAAPAPGHVEQAAEGRFVVQAAAFSTRDRADRVANTLGGMVTQAGRFWRVRTGPFATRGEAEASLANVRRAGYSDARILTSG
- a CDS encoding D-alanyl-D-alanine carboxypeptidase family protein, with product MAIMLGACVLPATPAMPAPAPVPEEIPVGVLVDLSTGQTLFAREADRRFVPASVTKVMTAYTAFKLIEEGELRLDMPYLYPASLEEEWYAEGSNMFLRAGERPTIAQLLLGITTVSGNDASVALATAATGSLDSWIALMNANAEALGMRNTHFGSANGFPDGGETYTTANDLALLGAAITREYPGLYRRFFGHRGLRWRDIAQSNHDPVTGRVDGADGMKTGYTNEAGFTFLGSAERDDRRLVMVLAGAPSGRERDDASRALLEWGFDNFEHTKLIDRGTIVSSAAVQDGSAARVNLRLESDLAVALPKDIDVDSWKIETVYRGPLQAPIAAGDSVARLRLTIDGESVLEAPLVAAADVPQANLFQRIANAFVSWVQ